The region GTGTCTAATAACTCCTACAGATGGACTCTTATTTAAAGAAGCCAGGGACCTTATTTCATCGAGGAATAATAAATTACAAGCTGGTGGGGGGGGTTCAAGCTCCAGTACCCTTCCAACTTCGGAGAGACTTAGGCGCGCCCCCCCAAGGTGTACAAATTGCGGAGTACAAGGCCATAAAAGAACAAGCTGTCAGGTTCCCAATCATCCTTAGTTTATTTAGTTTGGATAAGAATTGATCGAGTTATTGAAATCGAAAGTTTGTATAGCAGTGGGGTGGATGAGAAAACTACCTTCCGCCCGGGACGCACCTACCgcccgggatttacgttaCCGCTCAAGAATTACCTAAGCTTGCTTATATAACTATAAAATATAACTAAGAAGTTTCTATCAGCCCGAACTCAAATGTTCCATGATAAAAACTAGATCTCGCAACTACTTCGCAAAATGGGGAAGTTTCTGCAAGTGCTAATGTGTAAGTATCTCATCTGAGGATTGCACGCTGATAATGCTAATAAGAAGCAGCATGGAGAAAAGGTGCCAAAAGGAGAACTCCGCGAccagaaaagaagaaatcagATTTCAGTGACCTTTCAAGTCCTAGCGAGCCTTTCGGTTATCCACCCTTCAACAAAGCTGCTCCGCTTGGCTACCGACCAGCTGATAAAAAGCTCCCATATTGGCATCGAGAGCGTGCTCCCTTGTTCTGATGTATTTACTACCTCATTAGTTGTTTCCAATATTTCTCAAGGAGTACGTATGAAGAATGATAGCTGCTATATCTGATTGAGAGGCTGTAACCGCCCTTAATTTCTGTTGCGTCGCCGTCCTAGGAATTTGCCGCGACATCAGAGGGCGGTCACAGCCTCACATGGTTACACCTTGGTGACAACCAGAGGGGTTGATGGTGGTAGCTTTAGCAGTCCACTGCACGAGTATTCCATGAGCGTCGTGTTCTTAATACCCATCAAGACAAATATGGCTATAAAGTTGAGGGGTCATATAAGGGAGTGAAAAGAATCAACTTTTCTACTATTGCAGCTTGAAATGTCGTTGAGCCCCAGTTCAAGATACTAGAGATCTTGTTAACAAGATCAAATGCTCTGTCTTTATGTGTCGTTCGCCACATATTAATATTGGCCATGCAGTAGTTaccctcattctcatcccaAAAATGAGCCCAGAGCTCACGCGAGGGCCCTTCTGTGGTTGCAGAAAAGGTAAGCAGCGGACAAGTGCTTGCCATACTTGGCGCTAACGTTTTCAATGGCTGTCCCTCACAAGCCTTATATAGCGCCTTTAGAATCTCGATCGCTGATGCACCACCCACTGCTGCCTGGTTTTGTGCTTGGTAGAGATTACTGCCTGTTGCTCCAGATTTTGCTTCAACAAGAAAGAACGGGAAGCGTAAACTAAGTGATGATAACCCAGGATCGCTGATGAGTGCACGGGTCTCCTGAAGGTCATTTAACAGATATTTTGTATTACTGACGTGTCGAGATTGTAATGCGATCACAAGTACTTGATCAGAGATCCCTACTGATATGTCGGGACGGGGATTTTTTTAAAAGAACGGAGTTGTAAGTGTTTGCCCAGAAGTTATTGATAGAGGCGTCTCTGGCCTCTCCAAAGTAGAATCATCTGCGAATTGTGCCGATAAATTTAAGAGAGGATCCCCTGAGATGTCATTGCTTCGATGATTCTCAAGCTCTTGAACTCTGCTTTGATCAAATAGCCGTTTTTGGGAACCGAAGGTCGTGATATCAATGGTTGATGAACTTTGGGTTTAATATCAGGTTGCCATTCTattagaaaaaaaaaaaaaataaagcGTTAGCTGGTTGAATATTGAATTTTGTTAGAATGTACCTCTATTTCGGGCAACCAGTAAGTTTGAGGACTTTAGGCCTTTTACAATCTCATGTAAAAGATCTGTCCACTCAGTTACTTCCGGCTTGGGCCATGCTCAATTCCATAGATTTGTTTTGAAGCTTTGATGCTAAAGATTTAAGGGtggcagcttctgctgggGGTGATTGGAGAACAATATTGATTGTGTCTTGTATTTCTTCAGGCACCTTCACATCAACAAGGATCCCTGCACGGAAAAGTGTTCGTGTACAGTAGGTAGAATCGCTCGGCCTTCGTGGACTAGAGGATCGGGATCGAGATACAGATGATGTAGAAGGTGGAGGAAACGTCATGTTCAGCTGTCCTGCTGCCATCTCAAGCCGTGCTAGATACTCCTGTCTCAATAGAAGGAGAGCAGAAGACAATGGATCGTGAGCTAACTTAGTTCGCTTATAATCAAGCGGAAAAAGTATCGTCCACTCCTTGCTTCATTTTGAAATCTCGTAAACTAGTGATGAGAGAAGTCACTAGCAAGACTGTTTTGTTGTCGTACAGTTTGTAAGCATGCATTCAAGGATCCCCTCTAGCGCGGATAAACTATAGTCCATCCTCCAAACTCAATCACAAACACGCAAGCCCACTATAATGCAATTCAAACCTGCAGTCGGTTGAAAGTCGATGGGATATTGGAAGTCGGAGATTGGCGGAGATTAGGAGTCGATATTCAGTGGAAAATTGTAGTCGATGGTAATCAATGAAAATTAAATGGGTAgccggtggaggaaaagtCAATGGGCGCGACGGAAGGTCCAGATGCCACACGCCGACACAGCATGTGCAGTGGCTGAGTCAAAAGCCACAGCTGCGCCCCAAATTTGGCTGTGGTTACTCTTAAAAGAGCGATGGAAAAAATCAGGCAGGTGTTACAGCCAATCATAATTATTTATTTACCCTACCAATCACGATAGTCCACCTGGCACTCAGTGGAAATTTGGAGGCTAGTTCCAGCCGAAGGATGAACGGCGTCTAAGCCGATCACTCTGATCACCCAGTCGTGCGACCCTCACCCCCACCGCTCACCCACTCACCCTCCCCAACTCACCTTGCTCACCCAGATCGCGCGACTTCAGGGCGGCAATGCTCACCTACTAGAACGGGAAGGGCAATGGTCTTGGCGTCCGTAGATTTTTAATAGGTAGGGttatgcatctccatctccagtCGCTACCCCTCGCATGCTCTATGACGTTCATCGTTAAGACAGTAAGTAGATTTATCAATCGAGGCAATGCAATCCGGGTCTGCGATGATTGGTTTTCCCCGCATTCTTGTTGTGGTGTCCCGGCGACGATCGCCAGAGTCTTGGGCGGCAGATATAAACCATATAAACGATTTCAGTAAAACATACATAGCCAAACACCTCATTCTGTTCAATTGCTTGATCTAAATCATCGTATTCTAGCTTATATCTTGTGCTTCCGCGTCATCAGAATGGAGATATCTGAAAAAGAATCAAACCATCCTAGTCCTACCCCTGACACCTCGCACAATGACACCCAGCTCGGCACGAAAGAGGATATCGCCAGCTCTGATGGTGCACATCTGCAGCGCCACCTCAACTACCGGCAGGTGcagatcatggccatgggAGGATCCATCGGCACCGCCTTGTTCGTCAACATTGGCGGCGGTCTCGCAAAGGGCGGTCCCTTGTCCCTACTCCTAGGCTTCACCATATACTCCCTGATCCTCTCCTGCGTCAACAACTGCATCGCCGAGATGACCGTTCTCCATCCCGCGCCGGGCGGTTTTATTCGCATGGCCGGGATATGGGTCGACGACGCCTTTGGCTTCATGGCGGGCtggaacttcttcctctacGAAGCGCTAACGATACCGTTCGAGATCACCGCATTGTCCATGACGCTCTCGTTCTGGAGAGACGATATTCCCGCCGGAGCAGTGGCGGCTGTCTGCATTGTATCTTATTCGTATGGTTCTTTGCCTTTCAGTGGGCGTTTCCAATTCCCATTATTCCTCAACTGTCCATTCGCAAGGGTCAGAACTAAGTGATGTCTGTCTAGTTGCTTAAGcgtcttcgccgtcaaagTCTACGGTGAAGCAGAGTTCTGGGGCTCCGGCGGCAAGATGCTGCTCATATCGATTCTGTTCGCATTCACATTTGTGGCCATGGTAGGCGGGAATCCGCAGCACGACGCCTTTGGATTCCGGCATTGGAGAGACCCCGGGCCTATGGCTGAGTACCTGAGCGCAGGCAATCTCGGCCGCTTTGAGGGGTTCCTGGGATCATTATGGATGGCCAGCTTCACGACTGTTGGGCCGGAGTACGTCACCCTGATCGCAGCGGAGACAAAGCACCCGCGCACATACGTGAAGAAAGCATTTCAGACCGTCTTCTGgcgtttcctgctcttcttcatcatggccgccgTCAGTGTGGGCATTCTCGTGCCATACGACGATCCTGCTCTGATCGCAAACTTTGTCACCAACACCGCCGATGGCAGCAAATCCGGCTCCTCCCCGTTCATAATCGCCATGGGGAATCTACAGATCTCGGGATTGCCGCATGTGATGAACGCGCTACTCGTCACGACCATCTTCTCTGCGGGAAATACGTACATGTACTGCGCCAGCCGCAGCCCCTACGCCTTGTCATTAGAAGGCCGCGCGCCCCGGATCCTCTCGAAATGCACCGGACAAGGCGTGCCCATCTATTGCGTCCTGGTGACGATCTGCTTCCCgctcctctccctcctgcAACTCGGCGACGCCTCGAGCCAGGTCCTTACCTGGCTCACGAACATCCTTACCGCTGGAGGCCTGATCAATTACTTTACCATGGCCGTCACGTACGTCTTCTTCTACCGCGCTTGCAAGGCACAGGGCGTCGATCGTACGGCCTTCCCTTACTACGGGCGCTTCCAACCATATGCGGCGTGGGCTGGGGTCGTCGGTGAAGGACTCATCATTCTATTTTTTGGGTACGGCAGTTTCTGCCCCTGGGATGTCTCGAGTTTCTTTACAAACTATACGATGGTGATCTTCGCTTTTATGACATTTAGCTACTGGAAGGTCGTCAAGCGGACCAAGATGGTGAAACCGCTTGAAGCGGATTTGGTCTGGGAGAGGCCGATTGTGGATTCTTACGAGAGATCCACGCTAGAAAAGCCACGGGGCTTCTGGAGGGAGATGGGGGAGTGGGTTAGGGGCGTCAGAAACAAAGCTGATGGACACGGGCAGGAATACTGATTGGTATTTCCCGTTTGAGCTCTAGATCTAGCCAGATCAGAACCTCACTTGGAGTAGATATGTTCACCAAATAGGAGGGATGAGCACAATCAGATGTACAGGATTCTTGCCGATGGATAGGCGAGTACAGTGCATTGGCTGGTTTTGGATTTCTATTTTCTTGTTTCCATAAGGAAAGCCATAAGCTCCCGTCTGTGCTAGCGTATTGGGTATAAGATTATAATAATATGAGAACAATTACTTGTTAAGAAGCATAATGGCGTGCACCCCTCGAGTGTCCATCCTACTGCAGCCGCACCTGGGTCTTCTCCGCTGCCTCCTGGAGCTCAATAAGATCTTTTCCCCCTGCATCGGCCCGTAACAGGCCGGATGGCTCGTCAACCTGACAGGCCAGCACTGCCAGCGAGGACGATTTCCATAGCGGGACccttttgctcttcctgttGCTCAGGACGGTCAGGATGGCGAACAAGACGGCCAGCGCCTCCGTCACAATTGGCACAACAAAATACCCCCATCGGATTGCCACAAACGGGACAATCTCGACCCTATCACCCGTTGCTGAAAGCATATTAGGACCATTCCGCAGGTAATCTGTCATGGCTGTGGCCATGTGTTCGAACCGCTCGGGAATGTTGGTGTCCCCTCcaagggcagcagcaaagccgATATCCGTGTTTTCAAAGTTGCCATCGACCCACTCGGTCACAAAGGTCGAAGACTCGAAAAAATTCCCTAGTGCCAAAAGGTTGGCATAGTCTAATCCTAGCTCTGGAATGGTGTCGGTGCCGTTAACAGTTGTCTCGTTCGTGGCGATCCTGCCGAATTGGTTGTTCATGGACTGGACATTTCTCCAAGGATTCCTGCCATCGAGGCCGAAATCGACCTCTCGAACTTCCCCAAAGGAAAAGTCGCTACCGTTGGCCTTGGCAGAGTTATACTGGTACGCCGTGAGGAAGAGCGAGCACTCAGTGATGTTGATGCCCAGCGATTCCAAGCCTGAGGAACGGTAGATGCCGAAGCGGGCGAGTTCCGGGAACGTCTCCGGCAGGTCAGATATTCCTAAATAGTCTAACAGGGACGTGGCATTCATGTAGTAGTTCGTACCGGAGGCAGTAAAGACATACTGGTACGATAGGCCCAATCCGCCAGGTGTGGTCATGTTGCACTGTCC is a window of Aspergillus nidulans FGSC A4 chromosome VI DNA encoding:
- a CDS encoding DUF3176 domain-containing protein (transcript_id=CADANIAT00009773); amino-acid sequence: MAADESDPKIHPHEDSKASEADSEQAQNSKLEYKRHPVYSPQEWLFEAASSLLAMGLLFSIVGIFIAMDGKPLSDWNARVSLSATISILTTAYTTALMHGVSSFIAQLKWLYFKDRPKRLSHLETFDGASRGVWGSILLLTNVKWNLATIGAVITILRLTFSPFAQQVVLLEQRQLVESDVSAMFGYAHDYSRNLGPGMATARVADGFSESIPQDPGMQSAIVQGLYGITTATKFSCPGACRWPDSYVSLGFKSSCQNVTQETLRTATCSEREGVGGQCNMTTPGGLGLSYQYVFTASGTNYYMNATSLLDYLGISDLPETFPELARFGIYRSSGLESLGINITECSLFLTAYQYNSAKANGSDFSFGEVREVDFGLDGRNPWRNVQSMNNQFGRIATNETTVNGTDTIPELGLDYANLLALGNFFESSTFVTEWVDGNFENTDIGFAAALGGDTNIPERFEHMATAMTDYLRNGPNMLSATGDRVEIVPFVAIRWGYFVVPIVTEALAVLFAILTVLSNRKSKRVPLWKSSSLAVLACQVDEPSGLLRADAGGKDLIELQEAAEKTQVRLQ
- a CDS encoding uncharacterized protein (transcript_id=CADANIAT00009771), with amino-acid sequence MSPELTRGPFCGCRKDFASTRKNGKRKLSDDNPGSLMSARVS
- a CDS encoding uncharacterized protein (transcript_id=CADANIAT00009772), whose amino-acid sequence is MEISEKESNHPSPTPDTSHNDTQLGTKEDIASSDGAHLQRHLNYRQVQIMAMGGSIGTALFVNIGGGLAKGGPLSLLLGFTIYSLILSCVNNCIAEMTVLHPAPGGFIRMAGIWVDDAFGFMAGWNFFLYEALTIPFEITALSMTLSFWRDDIPAGAVAAVCIVSYSCLSVFAVKVYGEAEFWGSGGKMLLISILFAFTFVAMVGGNPQHDAFGFRHWRDPGPMAEYLSAGNLGRFEGFLGSLWMASFTTVGPEYVTLIAAETKHPRTYVKKAFQTVFWRFLLFFIMAAVSVGILVPYDDPALIANFVTNTADGSKSGSSPFIIAMGNLQISGLPHVMNALLVTTIFSAGNTYMYCASRSPYALSLEGRAPRILSKCTGQGVPIYCVLVTICFPLLSLLQLGDASSQVLTWLTNILTAGGLINYFTMAVTYVFFYRACKAQGVDRTAFPYYGRFQPYAAWAGVVGEGLIILFFGYGSFCPWDVSSFFTNYTMVIFAFMTFSYWKVVKRTKMVKPLEADLVWERPIVDSYERSTLEKPRGFWREMGEWVRGVRNKADGHGQEY